The nucleotide window CGGGCCGACCTCAAGACGTTCGCCGCGGCGAGCTTCCAGCAGGGCAGCACGGTCGGCTCGCTCTCGGCGTACCTCAGCGCGGACAGCCCGAAGGACATGCTCGCCCGCGCCCAGCTGCTCGACGCCGTCGGCGGCGACCGGCTCAACGCCCTCGACCGGCTCGAGCAGGCGCAGACCGAGAAGTCGAACAAGGACGCCGCGGCCCGCAAGGCCGCCGAGATCGCCCGGCAGAAGCAGGACACCGCCCGCCGGGCGAAGGACAGCGCCGACGCGGCGCAGTCCGCCGCCGAGCGGGCCCAGGACGGCCAGGCGAGCCAGAACGCCCAGCTCGAGCAGAACAAATCCGCCGTCGAGCAGCTGCTCTACGCCGCGCAGGCGAAGGTCAGCGGCCTGCAGGGCCAGCGGCAGCGCTACCAGGACTGGCTCGCCCAGAAGCAGCGCGAAGACGAGGAACGCGCCCGGCAGGCCGCGCTCGCCGCGGCCGGGGGCGGGGGTGGCCGTCCGTCGGGCGGCCCGGCGCCGTCGGGCCCGGCCGGCTCGTCGATCGAGGCGGTGATCGCGCGGGCGCTGTCCAAGATCGGGATGCCGTACGCGTGGGGCGGCGGCAACGCGAGCGGCCCGACCCGCGGCATCCGCGACGGCGGCGTCGCCGACCGCTACGGCGACTACAACAAGATCGGCTTCGACTGCTCGGGCCTGATGATCTACGCCTTCGCCGGCGTCCGCTCGCTGCCGCACTACAGCGGCTACCAGTACTCGTCGGGCCGCCGGGTCCCGCTGTCCCAGATGCGCCGCGGCGACATGCTGTTCTGGGGTGGCCCTGGCGGCATCCACCACGTCGCCCTCTACCTCGGCGGCGGCCAGATGATCGAGGCGCCGCAGTCCGGCCTGCGGGTCCGCATCACCTCGGTCCGCTACGGCGGGATCATGCCGTACGCGACCCGGCTCATCGGCTAGCTTTGAGCTTGCGCCAGCCGCCCGCGCGGTTGTTGGCGATGATCTGGCGGAACATCGCGGTCAGCGCGGGGGCGTTGATCCGCTCTCCCTCGCGGAAGGCCACTGTCCGCGCGGTCTTGTTGCCGTGCCCGGCGGTGATGATGCCGTCCGGGTCGGGCACGATGCCGCCGTCGTAGACGAACACGTTGACGTGGTCCTTCGCCGCCAGCAGGGCGCAGATGTTGCCCTGCAGCACGAAGTAGGGCTGCCGGGTGCGCTTGATCGTCTCGACGACCTCGGGGTCGGCGGCGTGCACCAGCTCGCGGACCTCCCGGCAGATCGCCTGCTGCCAGGCGGGCAGGGCATCGATGTAGGCGTCCACGCGCGGCTCGACGACGGAGGTCATGGGGCGAGTATGCGTGAAATCGGCTCGACGCGGCGGCCGTACGGGCCACAGGATCGTCCGGTGGACGACGAACTGAACGCGCTGCGGCGCGACCGGATGCGCTGGAACGCGCCGCTGTCGGAGGCTCACGCGGAGCTGCTGCTCGACCGCATGGCCCTCGAGCCGGGGGAGCTGACCGACCTCGGCTGCGGCTGGGGCGAGCTGCTCCTGCGCGCCGTCGCCCGGGTGCCGGGCCTGCGCGGCACCGGCGTGGACACCGACGCGGACGCGCTGGCCCGCGGCCGGTCGGCCGCCCGTCGCCGTGGCTTGACCGAGCGCGCCGAATTCACCGAAGCCGACGCGGCGAGCTGGGAAATCCCCGCCGGCCGGGTGTTCTGCATCGGTGCTTCGCACGCCTTCGGGACGACCCGGGCGGCCCTCGACCGGCTCGGCCGCGTCGTCCGGCCGGGCGGCAGGCTGCTCTACGGCGACGGGTTCTGGGCCGCGCCGCCCGGCCCGGTCGCGGCGGAGATGTTCGGTGACGACGTCCTGACCCTGCCGGGCCTGCTCGACGCGGCGGCCGAGACGGGCTGGCGGGTGCTCCACCTCAGCGTCGCCGACCAGCTGGAATGGGACGACTTCGAGTCGGCGTCCCGGCTGGCCTGGCAGGAATGGCTGCTCGCGCACCCGGCCGACCCGCGGGCGGAGCGGGTGCGCGAATGGCTCGACCGGCGGTTGCGCGAGTACGTCCGCGAGTACCGGGGCGTGCTGGGCTTCACCTACCTCGTGCTGGGCCGCTAGGGTGCCCCGGTGCGCTACGCGGGGATCGTGGTGGCCGGGGGCTCGGCCCGCAGGCTGTCCGGTGTGGACAAGCCGGCCCTGTCGGTCGGCGGCAAGCCGTTGCTGGCGCGCGCGATCCACGCCCTCGACGGCGCCGAGCGGGTGATCGCGGTCGGCCCCCGGCGGCCCGGCTTCGACGTGCTGTGGACCCGCGAACCGGTGCCCGGCACCGGGCCGGTGGCGGCGCTGGCCGCGGGCCTGGTGTTCGTGCCCGACGACGTCGAGGCGGTCGTGGTGCTGGCCGCCGACCTCCCGGGCGTCCGCAGGTCCACAGTGGACAGGCTGCTGGCGGCGATCGGCGAAGGGGACGGCGCGGTCCTGGTCGACGCCGCGGGGAAGCGGCAGTGGCTGCTGGGCGCCTGGCGCGCCGCGGCGCTGCGGGCCGCGCTGCCGGAGCAGGCGGAGAACGCGGCCCTGCGCCGCGTCCTGGGCGGGCTGTCGGTCGCCGAGGTCCCGGCGGAACGGGGCGAGGCGGAGGACATCGACACGCCCGAGGACCTCGAGCGGCACCGCTGAGCCGGGCCGAAAGCGCCCCAATGTGGCGTTGGGTGCGTTGGACGCACCCAATGTGGCGTTCGGTGCGTTGAGCGCAACCAACGCCACATTGAGGTTTTCTCAGTAGCGGTGTGGTGTGTGGATGAGGGGTGGGGCCCCTGGTAGGACTGGATTTGCGAAGATCAAGTCCGAGGTTCCAGAGGCCCCACATGATCCATTATGGTGCCACCCTCGATGTGGCGCGTGAACTGGTCTGGTTCGTTGCCCGTGTCCTGCACACCGAGCGCCGGCGGCGTGGCACCCGCCGGGGCCGGCGCGCGTTGACCCCGTACTGGCAGGCGGTGCTGGTGCTGCGCTGGTTCCGCGACGCCACCCCCCTGCACCGGCTGGCGGCCGATCACCGCATCAGCATCGCCACCGCCTACCGCTACCTACACGAAGCCATCACCGCCCTCGCCGCCCAGGCCCCGGACCTGCATCAGGTCCTGCGCGAGCGCCACACCGCCGGTGACACACACGTGATCCTGGACGGCACCCTGATCCCGTGTGACCGGGTCGCGGCGACCACGATCAAAACCAAAGGTAAGAACCGTGGCCGGATCGTGCACCTGTGGTACTCGGGCAAGCACCGCGCCTTCGGCGGGAACATCCAGTTCCTGGCCAGCCCGGACGGGTTCCCGCTGTGGGTCTCGGCGGTGCTGCCCGGCTCCCGCAACGACCTCTCCGCCGCCCGCGACCACGGAATCGTCGGTGCACTGACCGCCGCCGCCGGCCAGGGCCTGAGAACTCTGGCCGACAAGGCCTACCACCCCGCCGGGATCGGCATCCTCACCCCGTTCAAGAAAACCGCAGGTCAACCACCCCTCAACGCCCGGCAACGGGTCCACAACCTGCTGCACGCCCGGGCCCGCGCCCTGGGTGAACGCGCCATGGCCATCCTCAAAACCCGCTGGCGAGCGTTGACCCACATCAGCCTCTGCCCCCACCGCATCGGCCACATCGTCCAAGCAGCCCTCG belongs to Amycolatopsis tolypomycina and includes:
- a CDS encoding NlpC/P60 family protein; this encodes MSTLTLAILLGAGGTGLAVPPPPPNPSDSEIQAGKADANAKAGEVGRLTNQLAQAEQKLTQLQDEVELKQEEANKALVDLQTAQDAATQAENDAKAARTEADAASAAIEQARADLKTFAAASFQQGSTVGSLSAYLSADSPKDMLARAQLLDAVGGDRLNALDRLEQAQTEKSNKDAAARKAAEIARQKQDTARRAKDSADAAQSAAERAQDGQASQNAQLEQNKSAVEQLLYAAQAKVSGLQGQRQRYQDWLAQKQREDEERARQAALAAAGGGGGRPSGGPAPSGPAGSSIEAVIARALSKIGMPYAWGGGNASGPTRGIRDGGVADRYGDYNKIGFDCSGLMIYAFAGVRSLPHYSGYQYSSGRRVPLSQMRRGDMLFWGGPGGIHHVALYLGGGQMIEAPQSGLRVRITSVRYGGIMPYATRLIG
- a CDS encoding DUF1801 domain-containing protein, whose protein sequence is MTSVVEPRVDAYIDALPAWQQAICREVRELVHAADPEVVETIKRTRQPYFVLQGNICALLAAKDHVNVFVYDGGIVPDPDGIITAGHGNKTARTVAFREGERINAPALTAMFRQIIANNRAGGWRKLKASR
- a CDS encoding SAM-dependent methyltransferase is translated as MDDELNALRRDRMRWNAPLSEAHAELLLDRMALEPGELTDLGCGWGELLLRAVARVPGLRGTGVDTDADALARGRSAARRRGLTERAEFTEADAASWEIPAGRVFCIGASHAFGTTRAALDRLGRVVRPGGRLLYGDGFWAAPPGPVAAEMFGDDVLTLPGLLDAAAETGWRVLHLSVADQLEWDDFESASRLAWQEWLLAHPADPRAERVREWLDRRLREYVREYRGVLGFTYLVLGR
- the mobA gene encoding molybdenum cofactor guanylyltransferase — encoded protein: MRYAGIVVAGGSARRLSGVDKPALSVGGKPLLARAIHALDGAERVIAVGPRRPGFDVLWTREPVPGTGPVAALAAGLVFVPDDVEAVVVLAADLPGVRRSTVDRLLAAIGEGDGAVLVDAAGKRQWLLGAWRAAALRAALPEQAENAALRRVLGGLSVAEVPAERGEAEDIDTPEDLERHR
- a CDS encoding HARBI1 family protein, with amino-acid sequence MIHYGATLDVARELVWFVARVLHTERRRRGTRRGRRALTPYWQAVLVLRWFRDATPLHRLAADHRISIATAYRYLHEAITALAAQAPDLHQVLRERHTAGDTHVILDGTLIPCDRVAATTIKTKGKNRGRIVHLWYSGKHRAFGGNIQFLASPDGFPLWVSAVLPGSRNDLSAARDHGIVGALTAAAGQGLRTLADKAYHPAGIGILTPFKKTAGQPPLNARQRVHNLLHARARALGERAMAILKTRWRALTHISLCPHRIGHIVQAALVLTHHEHHGRY